The Limnospira fusiformis SAG 85.79 genomic interval AGCTTGGGGTCGGCGGAATGGTTCCCTATTGGCTTCCCTGCTATTACTGTGGGGTGTAGGTTTACCAGTCATAACCCAGGCTGTTGGCAATAGTTCAGAGTCTAACTCATATCAGATTGCTCGTGTAGATAATAATGCGATCGTGAATCAAAATAACCAATTTGCTATCGACCTATACAACCAACTTCAAAGGGAAATATCAGGGAATTTATTTTTCTCACCCTATAGCCTTTCTACTGCTATGGCTATGACCTATGAAGGGTCACGAAATCAAACGGCTATCCAAATATCCCAGGTTTTCCATTTCCCTCAGCCTCCTGGTAGTTTATACCCGGAATTTACCAGTCTGCTTAATGATATTAAAAGCCGCAACTCTTCCCAACTATACTTAGTTAATCGTCTGTGGGGACAGTCTGGCTATAGGTTTCAGGAACCTTTTTTACAAATTACCAAAAATCATTATAATGCACAGTTAAATCAAGTGGATTTTATGGGGGATCATGAAAAATCCCGCCAAATTATTAATGATTGGGTAAGCCAAGAAACTAACCACAAAATTACTGACCTAATCCCACCGGGAATTTTAGATAGATTAACCCGACTGATTCTGACCAATGCCGTTTATTTTTCGGGAGACTGGTTATCACCTTTTCCCGAGAAATATACTCAAGATGGCATCTTTAATTTACCATCAGGAGAAACTATTTCGGTGCCGATGATGCACCATCCTAATGTATCTATTAGTTATCATAGTTTACCGGAAGTTCAGATAATTGAACTTCCCTATTCGGATGGCAATTTATCAATGATAATTCTGCTACCGGCGGAAGGAACTGACCTGCCGACTTTCGCACAAAATATGACGATCGCCAATTTCCAAAACTGGCTGCACAGGCTGGAATATGTGAACCTAGAAATATGGCTACCCAAGTTTAATTTTAGCTCATCGTTTAATCTCAAGTCAACCCTCAGTTATATGGGTATGGAATCAGCTTTTACGGAAACTGCTGATTTTTCTGGTATCAGTTCCGAAAAACCATTTTTTTTATATGATGTGGTGCATCAAGCCTTTGTCAATGTCGATGAAAAAGGCACAGAAGCATCAGCCGCCACTGGGGTAATCGTCGGAAGTAGAAGTTCCATCCGCGATCGCATTCATATTAATCGACCATTTATGTTTATAATTAGAGAGTTGGACAGTGGCACTATATTATTTATGGGGTCTGTGGTCAATCCATTAGAACAGTGAAAGGGTGAACAGTTCACTGTTATTGTTCAGCCTAGGGCCGTTATCGGGCATCACCGTGAGAGTTAGTCCACCAGGCTGAAATTGGGGATTTTTCCCAAATTTCAACTGAATTTTTGGCAATTGTTTCAAAGATAACTGACCGATTGCCAAATCTCAAGATACAATTTCTTGTGATAGACTCTAATCTTGCTGTATCAAATTTTGCTATGACTGAGCCAATCAACGAGTCCAATGAGAGTTTACCCCGGGAATTTCGAGTCAATCAACTTAGGAATCTCATAGAAACCCTGCATATTGCCGACGAAATTGCTAGTAAAGGCTATTTGATCAGTAGTTCAGAACTTGCTGATTTAATGGATATTAACGCTAGTGCGGTCACCAGTCGCGGCGATAACTGGGCGTGGCGAAATTGGGAAGTTTCCCGGGTTAGACGGGAAGGCAATCAAATCCTCTGGCAATTGGAGAGGGTTGATTAGCCAACGCGGTAATTTATTATTATTGTTCATTGTTCGCGGCAAGTTATTGATGCTTTGAGCAATGAACATTAGTGATAATTACGACTGAGTTTCACGGGGTAAACTGCGGGAATGGGGATAGCGATCGCTGATAAATTTTGTCGCCTCCACAGTATCCGATATTATACCATCTAAGGTAGCATTTAGCAAGTCATTTAACATAACTTGAAATTTGGGTCCAGGTTTATATCCCAACTTTTTCAAATCATTACCATTGAGAATAGGTTTAGCATTCCACCAATGATTTAAATATCTCCAAATTTGCTTTCTCACCCACCGAGGCGAATGGGAAGCAATTAAAATCAACATGGGCAAATCGTAGGGTTCAAACACCCGAAAATAATCGCTAGGCTGCTGACAATTTGGCAATAAATCCGCCACTCGAGTTTGAGCATTTTCCAAGTTTAATAAACGGTCTACTTGCTGAGAATTAAACTGAAAAATATCGGCAACTTCCCGGCGATATTCGGGAGACAAAGCGGCGATTAACACATCGAGGCGAATTTGCCAATGGGCGAGAGTGTGGTTAGGGTCAAACCGTTTTAAACAGCGGTCTACGGTTCTAATTTGCCGCCAGAGAAGCTGATTTAACTCCAAAGTAGGATGAATACAGCGCAGGGCTTTTAACTCCCCTAATAAATGTAAAGCTGGTTGCCAATAGGGGGCTTGCAGGATATATTTTAACTCACTTTTTAGCCTAGCTTCCAAAGCCGGAATTTTGGCAGAATTGCGTTGTTGTCGTTGGCGGTCATAAATACCACTATTAATGGCATAATCGACATATTCTTTAGTGTGATGTTCCAGACTAAAACCCAGTCTCACGGCAAATCTGACGGCGCGATAAATGCGGGTAGGATCCTCAATAAAACTATGAGGATGCAATACCCTAATTTCTCGTAATTCCAAATCTTTAACCCCCCCAAAAAAGTCTAATAATTCCCCGGAGTTAGGTTCGTTTAATCTCAAAGCTAAAGCATTAATAGTAAAATCGCGACGGTAGAGGTCTTGACGAATAGAACTTGCTTCGACTTCCGGGTTAGCCGCCGGATAGGGATAAAACTCGGTTCTAGCAGTAGCAATATCAATCCAAAGGGAGTTTAAAACGGGGTGATTATGCCACAATAAGGCGGCGGTTTGAAATTGACCATGCACTTCTAGTCGCGCTTGTGGGTAATATTCTTGTAGCGATCGCGCTAGCTCCACAGCGGGAGAAATGGTCATAGTTGCCTCATCTGAGATATTATTGGTAGAATTGTGATAGCAACCATCAACCACCAAATCAATATCATGTAATAATAGATTGTCGGTAGATTCAGCTAACAATAAATCTCGCACTCCCCCACCGACTAGATAAATTTGCCAACCTCGCTGTTGACTAAGTTCGGCAATTTTGGCTAAAATTTGCCAAAGTTCGGGGGCTAAACGTTCTTGTAAAAGTTCATCAACGGTACTACAAGTAGAACCGGGAATACAACCTCGGCGGGGGGTAGGTTTGGGTAGACAATGCTGTTGATAAAGTAACCTTAAAACATCGGTGCGGGTGACAATTCCGACTAAATTGCCATTCTCTAAAACGGGTAACCGACCAATATCATAAGTTACCATAATTGACTCAATTTCCGGTAGTGAAGTATCCGGGGTAATTGTCCGCAGTTGGGGAGTCATATAACCTTTAACTGGCGAATGGTTGAAACCATGATGTAAGGCGATATCGATATCACGACGGGAGATAATCCCCACCAGTTGATGGTTATCGTCCAAAACAGATAGCCCTGAATGACCATAACGTAGTAGTATACGGTGAGCCTCCCCGACGCTGGTTTCGGGGCGAATAGTGCGTACTGGGGAAGACATTAATTCCCTAGCGGTAGGTGATGGGGGAATTTGTGCCTTAAAATTAGTTACCAGAGTTTCTAAGGTAGACTGCGGATCGACATCTCGTAAAGTGACGGAAGCGGCGCGGGGATGACCACCACCACCGAGGGGATGAAATAGACGGTTGAGGTCGGTTTGATCAATGCGCGATCGCCCAATAATAGTTAATCGTTTCTCCCCACCACTACGGACTCGATATTGATTAGCTAGTAATAATCCATCGCTTTCGGTCAGGTCTAATAATTCGGAGGTTAAACTAGACAGACCTGGTACATAATCATCAGTTTCCAATAATACCCAGGATATGGTGTGACCTTTGACAGTTGATTGATGTAGAGTTTCTAAAGCTGTGGTTAATAAG includes:
- a CDS encoding serpin family protein; this encodes MSKFSAWGRRNGSLLASLLLLWGVGLPVITQAVGNSSESNSYQIARVDNNAIVNQNNQFAIDLYNQLQREISGNLFFSPYSLSTAMAMTYEGSRNQTAIQISQVFHFPQPPGSLYPEFTSLLNDIKSRNSSQLYLVNRLWGQSGYRFQEPFLQITKNHYNAQLNQVDFMGDHEKSRQIINDWVSQETNHKITDLIPPGILDRLTRLILTNAVYFSGDWLSPFPEKYTQDGIFNLPSGETISVPMMHHPNVSISYHSLPEVQIIELPYSDGNLSMIILLPAEGTDLPTFAQNMTIANFQNWLHRLEYVNLEIWLPKFNFSSSFNLKSTLSYMGMESAFTETADFSGISSEKPFFLYDVVHQAFVNVDEKGTEASAATGVIVGSRSSIRDRIHINRPFMFIIRELDSGTILFMGSVVNPLEQ
- a CDS encoding CBS domain-containing protein, which produces MHLILCHTTADFDSLGAAVGLTCLYPGSRIVLTGGSHPAVRDFLALYRDEFPLIERRSVNPDRICKLSVVDTQNRDRLGKAAEWLDLPNLEIRLYDHHPHLKLDIPATWTQIEAVGATTTLIVEHLRAMANPVVPRPAEATVMALGIHVDTGSLTFDHSTPRDAIALAWLMEQNLSLSAITEYVEPGLSPTLQDLLTTALETLHQSTVKGHTISWVLLETDDYVPGLSSLTSELLDLTESDGLLLANQYRVRSGGEKRLTIIGRSRIDQTDLNRLFHPLGGGGHPRAASVTLRDVDPQSTLETLVTNFKAQIPPSPTARELMSSPVRTIRPETSVGEAHRILLRYGHSGLSVLDDNHQLVGIISRRDIDIALHHGFNHSPVKGYMTPQLRTITPDTSLPEIESIMVTYDIGRLPVLENGNLVGIVTRTDVLRLLYQQHCLPKPTPRRGCIPGSTCSTVDELLQERLAPELWQILAKIAELSQQRGWQIYLVGGGVRDLLLAESTDNLLLHDIDLVVDGCYHNSTNNISDEATMTISPAVELARSLQEYYPQARLEVHGQFQTAALLWHNHPVLNSLWIDIATARTEFYPYPAANPEVEASSIRQDLYRRDFTINALALRLNEPNSGELLDFFGGVKDLELREIRVLHPHSFIEDPTRIYRAVRFAVRLGFSLEHHTKEYVDYAINSGIYDRQRQQRNSAKIPALEARLKSELKYILQAPYWQPALHLLGELKALRCIHPTLELNQLLWRQIRTVDRCLKRFDPNHTLAHWQIRLDVLIAALSPEYRREVADIFQFNSQQVDRLLNLENAQTRVADLLPNCQQPSDYFRVFEPYDLPMLILIASHSPRWVRKQIWRYLNHWWNAKPILNGNDLKKLGYKPGPKFQVMLNDLLNATLDGIISDTVEATKFISDRYPHSRSLPRETQS